A single genomic interval of Streptomyces sp. NBC_00663 harbors:
- a CDS encoding alpha/beta hydrolase: protein MAEAREHALPGIVVREWPHPAPRYLALVVHGYGEHIGRYEELADVLVTDGAAVFGPDHRGHGKSAGERVLIEDFEDVVTEVHEVADLARATRPGVPLVLIGHSMGGLIAARYAQRYGAELTALVLSGPVIGDWYLPRRLLALDEIPDTPISTASLSRDPAVGAAYAADPLVWHGPMKRPTVESFVRTLETVAKGGDVGRLPLLWLHGEDDRLVPLAGSRAGVERLSGGVLTERICPGARHEVFNETNRAEVFAELTRFLNGVLPA from the coding sequence ATGGCCGAGGCCCGCGAGCACGCACTCCCGGGAATCGTCGTACGGGAATGGCCCCACCCGGCGCCCCGCTACCTCGCCCTGGTGGTGCACGGCTACGGAGAGCACATCGGCCGGTACGAGGAGCTCGCCGACGTCCTCGTGACGGACGGCGCGGCCGTCTTCGGGCCCGATCACCGGGGCCACGGGAAGTCCGCGGGCGAGCGGGTGCTGATCGAGGACTTCGAGGACGTGGTCACCGAGGTGCACGAGGTGGCCGACCTGGCCCGCGCCACTCGTCCGGGTGTACCGCTGGTCCTCATCGGCCACTCCATGGGGGGCCTGATCGCGGCCCGCTACGCCCAGCGGTACGGCGCCGAGCTGACCGCGCTCGTCCTGTCGGGGCCGGTCATCGGCGACTGGTACCTGCCCCGGCGGCTGCTCGCCCTCGACGAGATCCCGGACACGCCCATCAGCACGGCCTCGCTCTCCCGGGACCCTGCGGTGGGGGCGGCGTACGCGGCGGATCCGCTGGTGTGGCACGGGCCGATGAAGCGGCCGACGGTGGAGTCGTTCGTCCGGACGCTGGAGACCGTGGCCAAGGGGGGTGACGTGGGCCGGCTGCCGCTGCTGTGGCTGCACGGCGAGGACGACCGGCTGGTGCCGCTGGCGGGCAGCCGTGCCGGGGTGGAGCGGCTGAGCGGGGGCGTGCTGACCGAGCGGATCTGTCCGGGTGCCCGGCACGAGGTCTTCAACGAGACGAACCGGGCCGAGGTCTTCGCGGAGCTGACGCGCTTCCTGAACGGCGTGCTTCCCGCCTGA
- a CDS encoding SAM-dependent methyltransferase, whose amino-acid sequence MTGTEPAAPRIDTTRPHPARVYDWYLGGKDNYPVDEELGRRIASLNGDAPRAARANRWFMHRATREVAGSAGIRQFLDIGTGIPTEPNLHQIAQRVAPDARVVYVDNDPIVLAHAGALLRGTDEGVTEYVQADARDPEQILRQAGKILDFERPVALSLIALMHFIADEDGAHDLVGTLVDALAPGSCLVLSCMTADFEPEQVHEGIAAYKASGVTLVARDQAEVGRFFKGLDLLEPGIVSVRDWRPELAEGESDIGPDPVSLYGGVALKR is encoded by the coding sequence GTGACCGGGACCGAGCCGGCCGCCCCGCGGATCGACACGACCAGGCCCCACCCGGCCCGTGTGTACGACTGGTATCTCGGCGGCAAGGACAACTACCCGGTCGACGAGGAACTCGGCCGCCGGATCGCCTCGTTGAACGGCGACGCCCCGCGGGCCGCGCGGGCCAACCGCTGGTTCATGCACCGGGCCACACGAGAGGTGGCGGGCTCGGCGGGGATCCGCCAGTTCCTCGACATCGGCACCGGGATACCCACCGAGCCCAATCTGCACCAGATCGCCCAGCGGGTCGCGCCGGACGCCCGCGTCGTCTACGTCGACAACGACCCGATCGTCCTCGCCCACGCCGGCGCCCTGCTGCGCGGTACGGACGAGGGAGTCACGGAGTACGTGCAGGCCGACGCCCGTGACCCGGAGCAGATCCTCCGGCAGGCGGGCAAGATCCTCGACTTCGAGCGGCCCGTCGCCCTCTCGCTGATCGCCCTGATGCACTTCATCGCGGACGAGGACGGCGCCCATGACCTCGTCGGCACCCTGGTCGACGCGTTGGCCCCCGGCAGTTGCCTGGTGCTGTCCTGCATGACGGCCGACTTCGAGCCGGAGCAGGTGCATGAGGGCATCGCCGCGTACAAGGCGTCCGGCGTCACCCTCGTCGCCCGCGACCAGGCCGAAGTGGGCCGCTTCTTCAAGGGACTCGACCTCCTGGAGCCCGGGATCGTCTCCGTGCGGGACTGGCGTCCCGAGCTCGCGGAGGGCGAGTCCGACATCGGCCCGGACCCGGTGTCGCTGTACGGCGGAGTCGCCCTCAAGCGATAG
- a CDS encoding Dps family protein, translating to MTVVKSTLPDAAREVAGEALQSTLVDLLGISLVGKQAHWNIVGPRFRSIHLQLDEVVATARTYSDTVAERAAALGVPPDGRPETIAAAYALPGAKEGWLRDDEVVRLMVETLESAIGRLRERIDATDKADPVTQDLLIGITAELEKQRWMFEAENWPRD from the coding sequence ATGACTGTGGTGAAGAGCACCCTTCCCGACGCGGCCCGCGAGGTGGCCGGAGAGGCGTTGCAGAGCACCCTCGTGGATCTGCTCGGGATCTCACTGGTCGGCAAGCAGGCGCACTGGAACATCGTGGGCCCGCGGTTCCGGTCCATCCACCTCCAGCTGGACGAGGTGGTCGCGACGGCCCGCACGTACTCCGACACGGTGGCGGAGCGCGCCGCCGCGCTCGGCGTGCCGCCGGACGGCCGGCCCGAGACGATCGCCGCCGCCTACGCGCTGCCCGGCGCTAAGGAGGGCTGGCTGCGCGACGACGAGGTGGTCCGGCTGATGGTCGAGACGCTGGAGTCGGCGATCGGCCGGCTGCGCGAGCGCATCGACGCCACCGACAAGGCCGACCCGGTCACCCAGGATCTGCTGATCGGCATCACCGCCGAACTCGAGAAGCAGCGCTGGATGTTCGAGGCCGAGAACTGGCCTCGGGACTGA
- a CDS encoding DUF3140 domain-containing protein: MTDALELDALWEDFHRAVNMTSQELAAWLRVSDADETSEPLPEHAGTPTGQHVLAILQKRRTDLTDDDIEVMYEVVDAVGAQADVENEPEAEETRRRHQLMTLGHDPLRP; the protein is encoded by the coding sequence ATGACGGACGCCCTCGAACTCGACGCGCTGTGGGAGGACTTCCACCGCGCCGTCAACATGACCTCGCAGGAACTGGCCGCCTGGCTGCGTGTCAGCGACGCCGACGAGACCAGCGAGCCCCTGCCGGAGCACGCCGGCACCCCCACCGGGCAGCATGTCCTCGCGATCCTGCAGAAACGGCGCACGGACCTCACCGACGACGACATCGAGGTGATGTACGAGGTGGTGGACGCCGTCGGCGCCCAGGCGGACGTGGAGAACGAGCCCGAGGCCGAGGAGACCCGGCGGCGGCACCAGCTGATGACGCTGGGGCATGACCCGCTGCGGCCGTAA
- a CDS encoding thiolase family protein: MRPVHFAAARRTPLGKLRGALSRVRPDDLAATVIRGLVADVPALDPARIDDVYWGAANQAGEDNRNVARMAALLAGLPDSVPGATVNRLCASGLEAVTTAARAIAAGEADIVLAGGSESMSRAPFVLPRPDEALPHRIETVDTRLGWRLVNPAMRELHGLLSMGETAEEVASRYGVSRDRQDEFALRSHQLAAQARKNGHFDDELLPVEGPDGVVVDADECIREDTSVEKLARLKPVFRQNGTVTAGNASPMNDGAAGLLLVSEEALNDLGLESLGRYVAGASAGVHPDVMGIGPVPATQKVLARADWSVGDLQEAEFNEAFAAQALACVDRLGIDPELVNPSGGAIALGHPLGCSGARILTTLLHRMRRTGAERGLATMCVGVGQGSAVLVERH, from the coding sequence GTGCGCCCCGTCCACTTCGCGGCAGCCCGCCGCACCCCCCTCGGCAAACTGCGCGGAGCCCTGTCGCGCGTACGTCCCGACGATCTCGCCGCCACCGTCATCCGCGGCCTCGTCGCCGACGTGCCCGCCCTCGACCCGGCGCGCATCGACGACGTCTACTGGGGCGCCGCCAACCAGGCCGGCGAGGACAACCGCAACGTCGCCCGCATGGCCGCGCTCCTCGCCGGGCTGCCCGACTCCGTGCCCGGCGCCACGGTGAACCGGCTGTGCGCCTCCGGCCTCGAAGCCGTCACGACCGCCGCCCGCGCCATCGCCGCCGGCGAGGCCGACATCGTGCTCGCCGGCGGCTCCGAGTCGATGAGCCGCGCCCCCTTCGTACTGCCCCGCCCCGACGAGGCCCTCCCGCACCGCATCGAGACCGTCGACACCCGCCTCGGCTGGCGGCTGGTCAACCCGGCGATGAGGGAACTCCACGGCCTGCTCTCCATGGGCGAGACCGCCGAGGAGGTCGCCTCCCGCTACGGCGTCTCCCGCGACCGGCAGGACGAGTTCGCCCTGCGCAGCCACCAACTCGCCGCCCAGGCCCGCAAGAACGGCCACTTCGACGACGAACTCCTGCCCGTGGAAGGCCCCGACGGCGTCGTCGTCGACGCCGACGAATGCATCCGCGAGGACACCTCGGTGGAGAAACTCGCGCGCCTCAAGCCGGTCTTCCGGCAGAACGGAACGGTCACGGCGGGCAACGCCTCGCCCATGAACGACGGCGCCGCGGGTCTCCTGCTGGTCAGCGAGGAGGCCCTGAACGACCTGGGCCTGGAGTCGCTCGGCCGCTATGTCGCCGGAGCCTCCGCGGGCGTCCACCCGGACGTCATGGGCATCGGGCCGGTCCCCGCCACGCAGAAGGTGCTGGCCCGCGCCGACTGGAGCGTCGGTGACCTCCAGGAGGCCGAGTTCAACGAGGCGTTCGCCGCCCAGGCGTTGGCCTGCGTGGACCGGCTGGGCATCGACCCCGAGCTGGTCAACCCGAGCGGCGGCGCGATCGCCCTCGGCCATCCGCTGGGCTGCTCCGGCGCCCGCATCCTGACGACCCTGCTCCACCGGATGCGCCGCACGGGAGCGGAGCGCGGGCTGGCGACGATGTGTGTGGGGGTGGGGCAGGGGAGCGCGGTGCTGGTGGAGCGCCATTAG
- a CDS encoding amidohydrolase family protein: MTVRTLLRAGQVISMDPDIGDLPQGDVLIEDGRIAAVEPEISADAEVLDMRGHIVIPGFVDTHRHTWEASIRGIAPDATLDDYFTDILDTFAPLYTPEDVYAANLAGALECLNAGITTLVDWSHINNTPAHPDAAIQALTESGIRAQYAYGSANTSLADYWFESKIAIPGDDVRRIRTEYFASDAGLLTLALATRGPGFCVNDVVTAEWALARDLDIPITVHVAMGRLAGRYGMVKQLHDLGLLGPDTTYVHCCYLSEEEWRMVADSGGTVSVAPQVETQMGHGWPPVMKAIEHGLRPSLSIDVVTTVPGDMFTQIRAAFGAERARLNADCWQANMPVPDTMLTARRMLEIATRNGAHVAGLEDRTGSLTPGKRADIVAIDATALNVAPVHDAAAAVTLSADVSNVDTVIVDGVIRKRDGRLTADVARARRLVEESRDRLLAAKAAR; encoded by the coding sequence ATGACCGTTCGGACACTCCTGCGCGCAGGTCAGGTGATCTCCATGGACCCCGACATCGGGGACCTGCCCCAGGGGGACGTCCTCATCGAGGACGGGCGGATCGCTGCCGTCGAGCCGGAGATCAGCGCGGACGCCGAAGTCCTCGACATGCGCGGGCACATCGTGATCCCCGGCTTCGTCGACACCCACCGCCACACCTGGGAGGCGTCCATCCGCGGGATCGCCCCCGACGCCACCCTCGACGACTACTTCACGGACATCCTCGACACCTTCGCCCCGCTCTACACCCCCGAGGACGTGTACGCGGCCAACCTCGCCGGCGCCCTGGAGTGCCTCAACGCCGGCATCACCACGCTCGTCGACTGGTCCCACATCAACAACACCCCCGCCCACCCCGACGCCGCCATCCAGGCCCTCACCGAGTCCGGCATCCGGGCGCAGTACGCGTACGGCAGCGCCAACACCTCCCTCGCCGACTACTGGTTCGAGAGCAAGATCGCGATACCGGGCGACGACGTCCGCCGCATCCGCACCGAGTACTTCGCCTCCGACGCCGGCCTGCTCACCCTGGCCCTCGCCACCCGCGGCCCCGGCTTCTGCGTGAACGACGTCGTCACCGCGGAGTGGGCCCTCGCCCGCGACTTGGACATCCCGATCACCGTGCACGTCGCCATGGGCCGCCTCGCGGGCCGCTACGGCATGGTGAAGCAGCTCCACGACCTCGGGCTCCTCGGCCCGGACACCACCTACGTCCACTGCTGCTACCTCAGCGAGGAGGAGTGGCGGATGGTCGCCGACAGCGGCGGTACGGTGTCCGTCGCGCCGCAGGTCGAGACACAGATGGGGCACGGCTGGCCGCCGGTGATGAAGGCGATCGAGCACGGACTGCGCCCCTCGCTCAGCATCGACGTCGTCACCACCGTCCCCGGCGACATGTTCACCCAGATCCGCGCGGCCTTCGGCGCCGAGCGCGCCCGGCTCAACGCGGACTGCTGGCAGGCCAACATGCCGGTCCCCGACACCATGTTGACGGCACGTCGGATGCTGGAGATCGCCACCCGCAACGGCGCCCACGTGGCCGGCCTGGAGGACCGCACCGGCTCCCTGACCCCCGGCAAGCGCGCCGACATCGTCGCGATCGACGCCACCGCCCTCAACGTCGCGCCCGTGCACGACGCCGCTGCCGCCGTCACCCTGTCCGCCGACGTCTCCAACGTGGACACCGTCATCGTCGACGGCGTGATCCGCAAGCGGGACGGCAGGTTGACGGCCGACGTGGCCCGCGCCCGGCGCCTCGTCGAGGAGTCCCGCGACCGGCTCCTGGCGGCGAAGGCGGCCCGGTGA
- a CDS encoding SDR family oxidoreductase, whose protein sequence is MNRVVVVGGTSGIGREFARMRAGRGDEVLITGRDAHRTDTAAKEIGARGLALDLSRPHEIGAALAGVGRVDQLVLAGVSRDDNRVAAYDIDAAVHLVTLKLVGYTETVHALRPGLHEDSAIVLFGGQAKERPYPGATTVATVNAGVTGLVHTLAVELAPVRVNAIHPGVVGDSPYWRDKPDEVLAGLRARTPAGRLAAMTDVVDAVDFLLRNRSVNAVGLAVDGGWLLG, encoded by the coding sequence ATGAACCGTGTCGTGGTCGTCGGCGGCACCTCCGGCATCGGCCGGGAGTTCGCCCGGATGCGTGCGGGACGCGGCGACGAGGTACTGATCACCGGGCGCGACGCCCACCGCACCGACACCGCCGCCAAGGAGATCGGCGCCCGCGGCCTCGCCCTGGACCTCTCCCGCCCCCACGAGATCGGCGCCGCGCTGGCCGGCGTGGGGCGCGTCGACCAGCTGGTGCTGGCCGGCGTCTCCCGCGACGACAACCGGGTGGCCGCCTACGACATCGACGCCGCCGTCCACCTCGTCACGCTCAAGCTCGTCGGCTACACCGAGACCGTCCACGCCCTGCGGCCCGGCCTGCACGAGGACAGCGCGATCGTCCTCTTCGGCGGACAGGCCAAGGAGCGGCCGTATCCGGGTGCGACGACCGTGGCGACCGTCAACGCGGGGGTGACCGGCCTCGTCCACACCCTCGCCGTCGAGCTGGCGCCCGTCCGCGTCAACGCCATCCACCCGGGGGTGGTCGGGGACAGCCCCTACTGGCGGGACAAGCCGGACGAGGTGCTGGCGGGCCTGCGGGCCCGGACCCCGGCCGGGCGGCTCGCGGCGATGACCGATGTCGTGGACGCCGTGGACTTCCTGTTGCGCAACCGGTCCGTGAACGCGGTCGGGCTGGCCGTGGACGGGGGGTGGCTGCTGGGCTGA
- a CDS encoding cupin domain-containing protein codes for MTAHLVRRAADAPTPQYDEHGHRREELVGEGDGSAHTGFGVCEIRPDGRVGAHVHSYEESFHLLDGAVILDVPEGSYLLEEGDYGLLPTGVPHAWRGVGATGARWADMLAPVPRARYGYDTLPVPDLPVRDPVRIDVRDPRTRSFGHFEPAQMDPGKQSQDLLAVSASMRTALLVYSGITVKMMVDADLGAVASTMFMVQYAVDGVAGTHDHPFEETYLILEGVVEATFDDARYHLGPGDLAWAGAGCVHGFTNAGAGPVRWLETQAPQPPSRHSYRFTRDWDYLRGVR; via the coding sequence GTGACCGCGCACCTGGTCCGTCGCGCCGCCGACGCCCCGACCCCGCAGTACGACGAACACGGCCACCGGCGCGAGGAGTTGGTCGGTGAAGGGGACGGGAGCGCGCACACCGGTTTCGGTGTCTGCGAGATACGGCCGGACGGCAGGGTCGGCGCCCATGTCCACTCGTACGAGGAGAGCTTCCACCTCCTCGACGGGGCCGTGATCCTCGACGTGCCCGAGGGGTCGTACCTCCTCGAAGAGGGCGACTACGGCCTGCTGCCGACCGGTGTCCCGCACGCCTGGCGGGGAGTGGGTGCCACCGGCGCGCGCTGGGCGGACATGCTCGCGCCGGTGCCGCGCGCCCGCTACGGGTACGACACCCTCCCCGTGCCCGACCTGCCCGTCCGTGACCCCGTCCGTATCGACGTCCGCGACCCCCGCACCCGCTCCTTCGGCCACTTCGAGCCCGCGCAGATGGACCCCGGCAAACAGTCCCAGGACCTTCTGGCGGTCTCGGCGAGCATGCGGACCGCGCTGCTCGTCTACAGCGGGATCACGGTCAAGATGATGGTCGACGCCGACCTGGGCGCGGTCGCCTCGACCATGTTCATGGTCCAGTACGCCGTCGACGGCGTCGCGGGCACGCATGACCACCCCTTCGAGGAAACGTACTTGATCCTCGAAGGGGTGGTGGAGGCGACCTTCGACGACGCCCGGTACCACCTCGGGCCCGGCGATCTCGCCTGGGCGGGCGCCGGTTGTGTGCACGGCTTCACCAACGCCGGTGCCGGGCCGGTGCGTTGGCTGGAGACACAGGCGCCGCAGCCGCCGTCCCGGCACTCCTACCGGTTCACCCGGGACTGGGACTATCTGAGGGGCGTGCGATGA
- a CDS encoding amidohydrolase, translating to MTDPAAVARLTEDLTAGLKTGDLEDFYRDLHRHPELSFQEHRTAARLAARLRGAGYEVIEGVGRTGVVGVLANGDGPVVWLRGDMDALPVREATGLPYASTVEGVMHACGHDCHVTWLMGAAEALAAGRAAWSGTVVVVGQPAEEAGGGAGAMAVDGVHVRFPYPDVVFGQHVVPGRTGCFSHTPGLIMSASDGVEVVVTGVGGHGSRPESTVDPVVTAAHIVTRLQTVVAREVAAKDSAVVTVGQFHAGTKSNIIPAEARLALNVRSQDDRVRERILGAVRRIVEGECLAAGCPVPPGITVVPGYPNTVNDAALDGEIAAVHRELFGAASVFDFGPEMGSEDFSLLAPPGVPYDYWYVTATPDAVWQAAPGETDEERFGNVPDNHSPLFAPDLSVLAPGVRTLVSAALSRLTA from the coding sequence ATGACCGATCCCGCCGCCGTAGCCCGGCTCACCGAGGACCTGACCGCCGGGCTGAAGACCGGCGACCTGGAGGACTTCTACCGCGATCTGCACCGCCACCCGGAGCTGTCCTTCCAGGAGCACCGCACCGCCGCCCGCCTCGCGGCACGGCTGCGCGGGGCCGGGTACGAGGTGATCGAGGGCGTCGGCCGCACTGGCGTGGTCGGCGTGCTGGCCAACGGGGACGGGCCCGTGGTGTGGCTGCGCGGCGACATGGACGCGCTGCCGGTGCGGGAGGCGACCGGGCTGCCCTACGCCTCGACCGTCGAGGGCGTGATGCACGCCTGCGGGCACGACTGCCACGTCACCTGGCTCATGGGCGCCGCCGAGGCGCTCGCCGCCGGGCGTGCGGCCTGGTCCGGGACGGTCGTGGTCGTCGGCCAGCCCGCGGAGGAGGCCGGCGGGGGAGCGGGGGCGATGGCCGTGGACGGGGTGCATGTGCGCTTCCCGTACCCGGACGTGGTCTTCGGCCAGCATGTCGTCCCCGGGCGCACCGGCTGTTTTTCGCACACCCCGGGCCTGATCATGTCCGCCTCCGACGGCGTCGAGGTCGTCGTGACCGGCGTCGGCGGCCACGGCTCGCGCCCCGAGTCGACGGTCGACCCCGTGGTGACCGCCGCGCACATCGTCACCCGCCTCCAGACCGTGGTCGCGCGGGAGGTCGCCGCGAAGGACTCCGCGGTGGTGACCGTGGGGCAGTTCCACGCCGGGACGAAGAGCAACATCATCCCCGCCGAGGCACGGCTCGCGCTGAACGTGCGCAGCCAGGACGACCGGGTGCGCGAGCGGATTCTCGGCGCGGTGCGGCGGATCGTCGAGGGCGAGTGCCTGGCGGCCGGCTGCCCGGTGCCGCCCGGGATCACCGTCGTCCCCGGCTATCCGAACACCGTCAACGACGCCGCCCTCGACGGGGAGATCGCGGCCGTGCACCGCGAACTCTTCGGCGCCGCCTCGGTGTTCGACTTCGGCCCGGAGATGGGCAGCGAGGACTTCTCCCTGCTCGCGCCCCCGGGGGTGCCGTACGACTACTGGTACGTGACGGCGACACCGGACGCGGTGTGGCAGGCGGCGCCGGGAGAGACGGACGAGGAGCGGTTCGGGAACGTACCCGACAACCACAGCCCGCTCTTCGCCCCCGACCTGTCGGTGCTGGCGCCGGGCGTGCGGACGCTGGTGTCGGCCGCGTTGAGCCGTCTCACGGCCTAG